The genomic interval CACCTGTTCCGGCTCGCCGTACACCGCCGCCGTGGAGGAGAACACCAGCCGCGGAGTTCCGGCGCGGCGCATCGCCTCGAGCAGGCTCAGCGTCTTCACCACGTTGCCGTGCCAGTACTTCTCCGGCTGCTGCACCGATTCGCCGACCAGCGACTGCGCGGCGAAATGCAGGACGCCGTCGAAGGATTCGGACTCGATCAGCTCCACGCCGACGGTCGCGATATCGCCGTCGACGAACTTCGCTCCGCTGGGCACACCGTCGGCGTTGCCGGTGGACAGATCGTCGACCACCACCACCTCGTGGCCGTCCTCGATCAGGACCTGCGCGCACACTCCGCCGACGTACCCGGCGCCACCCGTCACCAGAAGTTTCATACCTCAGACCAGCTTCACCTGGACGGCATGCGCCATCTCGTCGGACAGTTCGTACCCTTCGTGGCCGGGCACCGAGATGGTCACCACACCCGGCTTGGTCTCCACGGTCACGCGGGCGTCGGGCACCACGCCCGCCTCGCGCAGCTGGCCGATGACATCGGGGTCGGTCTGGATGTGCTCGGACAGCCGCCGCACCACCACGGCCGACACCTGGCCGGCGGGCAGATCCGACAACCGGATCAGCTTCTCCTCGTCGGAGGAGTTCGGGACGACGCCGAGCTCGTCCAGGCCCGGGATCGGGTTGCCGTACGGGGAGGTGGTGGGGTTGTTGAGCACCTCGACGAGGCGGCGCTCGACGTCCTCGCTCATCACGTGCTCCCAGCGACAGGCCTCGGCGTGGACGTTCTGCCAGTCCAGGCCGATCACGTCGACGAGGAGCCGCTCGGCGAGCCGGTGTTTGCGCATGACCGCGATGGCCATGGCCCGGCCCTTGTCGGTGAGCTCGAGGTGCCGGTCACCCGCCACGGTCAGCAAACCGTCGCGCTCCATCCGAGCGACCGTCTGACTCACCGTCGGGCCGCTCTGCTCGAGGCGTTCGGCGATCCGCGCGCGCAGCGGTGTGACGCCTTCCTCCTCGAGGTCGTAGATGGTACGGAGATACATCTCCGTGGTGTCGACCAGATCCTTCACCTGTTACCCCTTCGTCGGCACGAATTCTACCTACGCGCGGCTGCGACCCCGCGCGTCAGCGTCTTTCGCGGGTTCCGCGGCAACCCGGAGGGCACCGGAGCGCCCTCGGTGCGCGCCTGCCGCGGCGCGCGTCCGCGCTGTCTTGCATTTCTACTGCATGACAACGACAAATGGGGTCCGCTGCTTCCCCGTGTTCGGCCGCGGCCCGCGACGGGCCCGGACCGGGCCCGGGCGTGCATTAGCGTGGCAAGCATGGCAAGCGACGCCACCGTGGTGTGGACCGACCGGTTCCTGGACTACAGCTGGACACCGACGCACCCGATGAAGCCCGCTCGCCTGCGCTTCACCATGGCCCTGGCCCGCGGTCTCGGGCTGCTCGAGGGCATCGAGACGCTGTCGCCCGAGCCGGCGGCCGAGGCCGACCTGCTGCGCGTCCACGCACCCGCCTACCTCGACGCCGTCCGCCGGGCCCGCCCCGCCCCGCCGGGCAGCGGGCCACCGGTCGCGCCGCCGTTCGGGCTCGGGTCCGACGACAATCCGGTGTTCCCGCGCATGCACGAGGCGGCCTCGGTGATCGTCGGCGGCACCCTGGCCGCCGCGGGCGAGATCGCCGCCGGTCGCACCCGGCGGGCGGTGAGCATCGGCGGCGGCATGCATCACGCGATGCCGGCCGCGGCCGCCGGGTTCTGCATCTACAACGATGTGGCCGTGGCCATCTCGTGGCTGCTGGATCACGGTTTCGACCGCATCGCCTACGTCGACGTCGACGTTCACCACGGCGACGGCGTGCAGCGCGCGTTCTACGACGACCCGCGCGTGCTGACGGTCTCGATCCATCAGCATCCGGCCACGCTGTGGCCCAACACCGGCTGGCCGGAGGAGTCCGGTGGCGGCGCGGCCGAGGGCACGGCGATCAATCTGGCGATGCTGCCCGGCACCCGGGATGCCCAGTGGCTGCGCGGTTTCCACGCCGTCGTGCCGGGCGCGCTGGCGGCGTTCCGGCCACAGCTCCTGATCAGCCAGTGCGGTGTCGACACGCACCGCGAGGACCCGCTGGCCGACCTGGACCTGACCGTGGACGGCCAGCGCGCGGCGTTCGTGGCCATGCGCGAACTGGCCGACCGCTACGCCGAAGGACGCTGGCTCGCAGTCGGCGGGGGCGGCTACGGCCTGATCCGCGTGGTGCCGCGCGCCTGGACGCATCTGCTCGCCACCGCCCTCGATCGAGACCTGCACCCGGGCACCGAGATTCCGGCCGAGTGGCTGGAACAGGTGCGCGCCTACGCGCCGGCCGTGCGGCCCCCGCACACCATGAGCGACGGTGGCGACACCGACTTCGCCCGCTGGGACGGCCCGGGCGGCGCCCCCGAGACCGGTGACGCCCGGGCGGACCGCGCCCAGCGCGCCGTGGACACGGCCGTGCTGGCCACCCGCCGAGCGACGTTCGGACTGCTGGGCCTGGACCCGGAGGACCCTCGTGACTGAACC from Nocardia wallacei carries:
- a CDS encoding metal-dependent transcriptional regulator; its protein translation is MKDLVDTTEMYLRTIYDLEEEGVTPLRARIAERLEQSGPTVSQTVARMERDGLLTVAGDRHLELTDKGRAMAIAVMRKHRLAERLLVDVIGLDWQNVHAEACRWEHVMSEDVERRLVEVLNNPTTSPYGNPIPGLDELGVVPNSSDEEKLIRLSDLPAGQVSAVVVRRLSEHIQTDPDVIGQLREAGVVPDARVTVETKPGVVTISVPGHEGYELSDEMAHAVQVKLV
- a CDS encoding acetoin utilization protein AcuC, giving the protein MASDATVVWTDRFLDYSWTPTHPMKPARLRFTMALARGLGLLEGIETLSPEPAAEADLLRVHAPAYLDAVRRARPAPPGSGPPVAPPFGLGSDDNPVFPRMHEAASVIVGGTLAAAGEIAAGRTRRAVSIGGGMHHAMPAAAAGFCIYNDVAVAISWLLDHGFDRIAYVDVDVHHGDGVQRAFYDDPRVLTVSIHQHPATLWPNTGWPEESGGGAAEGTAINLAMLPGTRDAQWLRGFHAVVPGALAAFRPQLLISQCGVDTHREDPLADLDLTVDGQRAAFVAMRELADRYAEGRWLAVGGGGYGLIRVVPRAWTHLLATALDRDLHPGTEIPAEWLEQVRAYAPAVRPPHTMSDGGDTDFARWDGPGGAPETGDARADRAQRAVDTAVLATRRATFGLLGLDPEDPRD